A DNA window from Polyangiaceae bacterium contains the following coding sequences:
- a CDS encoding AraC family transcriptional regulator — MPDRTEVLEMDVLTDVLNTVRVSAACQGRLELAAPWGVSVPAGEHSKFHVVIAGKALLELDGSGEPIVLSEGDLIALPHGDGHVIRDAPSSPVRPLDELFHDGGQAPCGGQVSVAGSGPATSLVCGRLKFEDPRNHPVLSVLPRVVHLPAAEGRSIPWLESTLRFIACESASGRPGGDTVVNRLADILFIQIVRGYLTSTPHDSRGWLRALTDPQIGASLGLIHAEPEQGWTVATLASKVGMSRSTFAGRFSELVGEPPLHYITRWRMQKAAALLREGRATLADIADRVGYDSEAAFSKAFKRWVGSAPGAYRRASREGVIVASA, encoded by the coding sequence ATGCCTGATCGTACGGAGGTTCTGGAAATGGACGTGCTGACGGATGTGCTGAATACGGTGCGGGTCTCCGCTGCCTGTCAGGGACGCTTGGAACTCGCGGCGCCTTGGGGCGTGTCGGTGCCAGCGGGCGAGCACTCCAAGTTCCACGTCGTGATCGCGGGCAAAGCGTTGCTCGAACTCGACGGCTCGGGCGAGCCGATCGTGCTGTCCGAGGGCGATCTGATCGCGCTGCCCCACGGAGACGGCCACGTGATTCGCGACGCCCCTTCGAGCCCGGTGCGCCCTTTGGACGAACTGTTTCACGACGGCGGCCAAGCGCCCTGCGGAGGGCAAGTCAGTGTCGCTGGCTCGGGCCCGGCCACTAGCTTGGTGTGCGGTCGGCTCAAGTTCGAGGATCCGCGCAACCACCCCGTGCTCAGCGTCTTGCCACGCGTCGTGCACCTGCCTGCGGCCGAAGGGCGCTCCATTCCTTGGCTGGAGTCGACCTTGCGCTTCATCGCCTGCGAGTCGGCGTCAGGGCGACCCGGTGGGGATACCGTGGTCAATCGCTTGGCAGACATCCTCTTCATTCAGATCGTTCGCGGCTACCTGACGAGTACGCCCCACGACTCTCGCGGCTGGCTGCGCGCCCTGACGGATCCTCAGATCGGCGCATCTCTTGGATTGATCCACGCCGAGCCGGAACAGGGCTGGACCGTGGCGACCCTCGCTTCGAAGGTGGGCATGAGTCGCAGTACCTTTGCGGGGCGATTCAGCGAGCTCGTGGGCGAGCCGCCGCTGCACTACATCACGCGTTGGCGCATGCAAAAGGCCGCGGCGCTGCTGCGGGAGGGGCGGGCGACTCTGGCGGACATCGCCGATCGCGTGGGCTACGACTCGGAAGCGGCGTTCAGCAAGGCTTTCAAACGCTGGGTCGGCAGTGCCCCGGGGGCGTATCGCCGGGCGTCGCGCGAGGGCGTCATCGTCGCCAGCGCCTGA